One genomic region from Streptomyces sp. NBC_01431 encodes:
- a CDS encoding endonuclease/exonuclease/phosphatase family protein, with protein MAQLTLSASLLGLILVPAAHASPGSGREVPLRVATYNIHAGAGMDDVFDLDRQAAALRALHADVIGLEEVDVRWGTRSQGRDVAAELAARLGMHVSFAPIYSLDPEQPGGPRREFGVAVLSRYAILAAENHEITRLSTQVPHPVPAPAPGFGEVKLKARGVPVHVYVTHLDYRGDPSVRVAQVADTRRIMNADRGARKILLGDFNAAPSSSELSPLWRELTDADPHANSFPADVPVRRIDYVAVQSGAVRVRDATVPRTLASDHRPVVADLLLRR; from the coding sequence ATGGCTCAACTGACGCTGAGCGCAAGCCTGTTGGGACTGATTCTGGTACCTGCGGCGCACGCGTCGCCCGGCTCCGGGCGGGAGGTGCCGCTGCGGGTCGCGACGTACAACATCCATGCGGGCGCCGGAATGGACGACGTCTTCGACCTCGACCGGCAGGCCGCCGCGCTGCGGGCCCTGCACGCGGACGTGATCGGACTTGAGGAGGTCGATGTGCGCTGGGGCACGCGCAGCCAGGGGCGCGACGTGGCCGCGGAGCTCGCCGCGCGGCTCGGCATGCATGTCTCGTTCGCGCCGATATACAGCCTGGACCCCGAGCAACCGGGCGGCCCCCGGCGGGAGTTCGGCGTCGCGGTGCTGTCCCGGTACGCGATCCTGGCCGCCGAGAACCACGAGATCACCCGGCTCTCGACCCAAGTCCCGCACCCCGTACCGGCGCCCGCGCCCGGCTTCGGCGAGGTGAAGCTGAAGGCGCGGGGCGTACCAGTCCATGTGTACGTCACCCACCTCGACTACCGGGGCGACCCCTCGGTACGGGTGGCGCAGGTCGCCGACACGCGGCGCATCATGAACGCCGACCGAGGCGCCCGCAAGATCCTGCTCGGCGACTTCAACGCCGCACCTTCTTCGTCTGAACTGTCCCCGCTGTGGCGGGAGTTGACCGACGCCGACCCGCACGCGAACAGCTTCCCCGCGGATGTTCCCGTCAGGCGGATCGACTATGTGGCGGTGCAGAGTGGCGCGGTACGGGTGCGCGACGCGACGGTGCCCAGGACACTGGCCTCGGACCACCGCCCGGTCGTCGCCGATCTGCTACTCCGCCGGTGA
- a CDS encoding glycosyltransferase family 39 protein → MTTTSAQADPREGVAAAGRRVARSRLWRGRPDDPAWVRPALFALLALTFAGYLWNLSASGYANSFYSAAVQAGSQSWKAFFFGSLDAANAITVDKPPAALWPMALSVRLFGLGSWQILLPEVVMGVGTVAVLYAAVRRRFSPAAGLISGAVLALTPVAALMFRFNNPDALLALLMTVTVYCVLRALEDARTKWLVWAGVAIGFAFLTKTLQAFLILPPLAVLYAVCAPTTVRRRLSQLALSTGVLIVSGGWWVAAVELWPTSSRPYIGGSQHNSFLELTFGYNGLGRISGDETGSVGGGAMPGGMELPAGMKQGGGGGGGWGATGIGRMFNSEIGSQISWLLPAALLLLIAGLVITWRAGRSDTARAAFLAWGGALLMTAVIFSFMAGIFHQYYTVALAPYIAALVGMGVTVLWEERSRVWAALALGVTVAGTALWSYVLLGRTPDYLPWLRWAVLVGGLLAGVGLACAGRLNRGVALGVAGAGLVASLAGPSAYSVSTLDTGHTGSIVTAGPTGTGTMGGPGGGGRMRFGGGRLGGAAGQGQPPQGGQGMPGGPMGQAPTGQGWNQPQGRPGQAQGRNGGAPTMPGVGGERGGAGAGMGAGTGGLLDGAKVSAQAGALLKKDAARYTWAAAAIGSQNAASYQLATQDPVMAVGGFNGSDPSPTLAQFKKYVADGKIHYFIASGGGMMGGGGGGQASGSSISSWVEATFPKVTLGTATFYDLTSSAK, encoded by the coding sequence ATGACTACGACCTCCGCCCAGGCCGATCCGCGCGAGGGGGTTGCCGCGGCCGGGCGCCGGGTGGCCCGGAGCCGGCTGTGGCGCGGTCGGCCCGATGACCCGGCCTGGGTGCGCCCCGCGCTGTTCGCGCTGCTCGCCCTCACCTTCGCCGGCTACCTGTGGAACCTCAGCGCGTCCGGTTACGCGAACTCCTTCTACTCGGCGGCCGTCCAGGCGGGCAGCCAGAGCTGGAAGGCGTTCTTCTTCGGCTCGCTCGACGCCGCCAACGCGATCACCGTCGACAAGCCCCCGGCCGCGCTGTGGCCGATGGCCCTGTCCGTACGCCTCTTCGGCCTCGGCTCCTGGCAGATCCTGCTGCCCGAGGTGGTGATGGGCGTCGGCACGGTCGCCGTGCTGTACGCGGCGGTGCGGCGACGGTTCAGCCCGGCCGCGGGGCTGATCTCGGGCGCGGTGCTCGCCCTGACGCCCGTCGCCGCCCTGATGTTCCGCTTCAACAACCCGGACGCGCTGCTCGCGCTCCTCATGACGGTCACCGTGTACTGCGTGCTGCGCGCGCTGGAGGACGCCCGCACCAAGTGGCTGGTGTGGGCCGGTGTCGCGATCGGGTTCGCGTTCCTGACGAAGACCCTCCAGGCGTTCTTGATCCTGCCGCCGCTCGCGGTCCTGTACGCGGTGTGCGCGCCCACGACCGTACGTCGCCGCCTGAGCCAACTCGCCCTGTCCACCGGGGTGTTGATCGTCTCCGGCGGCTGGTGGGTGGCCGCCGTGGAACTGTGGCCCACGTCCTCGCGCCCGTACATCGGCGGCTCGCAGCACAACTCCTTCCTTGAACTCACCTTCGGCTACAACGGACTCGGCCGGATCAGCGGTGACGAGACCGGCAGCGTCGGCGGCGGCGCCATGCCCGGGGGCATGGAACTCCCGGCCGGGATGAAGCAGGGCGGCGGTGGCGGTGGTGGCTGGGGGGCGACCGGCATCGGCCGGATGTTCAACTCCGAGATCGGCAGCCAGATCTCGTGGCTGCTGCCCGCCGCGCTGCTCCTGCTGATCGCCGGCCTCGTGATCACCTGGAGGGCCGGGCGGAGCGACACCGCGCGGGCCGCGTTCCTGGCCTGGGGCGGCGCGCTGCTGATGACCGCCGTGATCTTCAGCTTCATGGCGGGGATCTTCCACCAGTACTACACGGTGGCCCTGGCCCCCTACATCGCGGCGCTCGTCGGCATGGGCGTCACGGTGCTGTGGGAGGAGCGCTCGCGCGTCTGGGCGGCCCTCGCGCTCGGGGTGACGGTGGCGGGCACCGCGCTGTGGTCGTACGTGCTGCTCGGGCGCACCCCGGACTATCTGCCGTGGCTGCGCTGGGCGGTGCTCGTCGGCGGGCTGCTCGCCGGGGTGGGCCTCGCGTGCGCGGGGCGGCTGAACCGCGGGGTGGCGCTCGGTGTCGCGGGTGCCGGGCTCGTGGCATCGCTGGCCGGACCGAGCGCGTACTCGGTCAGCACGCTCGACACCGGGCACACCGGTTCCATCGTCACGGCGGGGCCTACCGGGACCGGCACGATGGGCGGGCCCGGGGGTGGTGGCCGGATGCGGTTCGGCGGGGGCCGGCTGGGCGGCGCCGCGGGCCAGGGGCAGCCGCCGCAGGGCGGGCAGGGGATGCCCGGCGGGCCCATGGGCCAGGCGCCCACGGGCCAAGGGTGGAACCAGCCCCAAGGCCGGCCCGGACAGGCACAGGGCCGCAACGGCGGGGCACCGACGATGCCCGGCGTCGGCGGCGAGCGTGGCGGCGCGGGCGCCGGTATGGGTGCTGGTACGGGCGGCCTGCTCGACGGTGCCAAGGTGAGCGCGCAGGCCGGGGCGCTCCTGAAGAAGGACGCGGCGCGGTACACCTGGGCCGCGGCCGCCATCGGGTCGCAGAACGCCGCGAGCTATCAACTCGCCACGCAGGACCCGGTGATGGCGGTCGGCGGCTTCAACGGCAGTGACCCGTCACCGACACTCGCGCAGTTCAAGAAGTACGTGGCGGACGGGAAGATCCACTACTTCATCGCGAGCGGCGGCGGAATGATGGGCGGCGGCGGCGGGGGCCAGGCCAGTGGCAGCTCCATCAGCAGCTGGGTCGAGGCGACCTTCCCGAAGGTGACGCTCGGCACCGCCACCTTCTACGACCTGACCTCGTCGGCGAAGTAG